The following are encoded together in the Citrobacter arsenatis genome:
- the argT gene encoding lysine/arginine/ornithine ABC transporter substrate-binding protein ArgT → MKKTVLALSLLVGLSATAASYAALPQTVRIGTDTTYAPFSSKDAKGDFVGFDIDLGNEMCKRMQIKCTWVASDFDALIPSLKAKKIDAIISSLSITEKRQQEIAFSDKLYAADSRLIAAKGSPIQPTLDSLKGKHVGVLQGSTQEAYANDNWRSKGVDVVAYANQDLIYSDLTAGRLDAALQDEVAASEGFLKQPAGKDYAFAGPSVKDKKYFGDGTGIGLRKDDVELKAAFDKALGELRKDGTYDKMASKYFNFNVYGD, encoded by the coding sequence ATGAAGAAGACGGTTCTTGCTTTGTCTTTGCTGGTAGGACTCTCCGCCACCGCGGCCAGCTACGCAGCACTTCCGCAGACGGTTCGTATTGGTACAGATACAACGTACGCACCTTTTTCCTCTAAAGATGCCAAGGGCGACTTTGTCGGCTTTGATATCGATCTGGGAAATGAGATGTGTAAGCGCATGCAGATTAAATGTACCTGGGTTGCCAGCGACTTTGATGCGCTGATCCCATCGCTGAAAGCGAAAAAAATTGATGCCATCATCTCCTCGCTTTCTATCACCGAGAAGCGACAGCAAGAGATTGCGTTCTCAGACAAACTTTATGCAGCAGACTCACGTCTGATCGCCGCGAAAGGTTCCCCAATTCAACCGACTCTGGACTCTCTCAAGGGTAAACACGTTGGCGTCCTGCAAGGTTCTACTCAGGAAGCCTATGCCAATGACAACTGGCGCAGCAAAGGCGTGGATGTGGTGGCCTATGCGAACCAGGACCTGATCTATTCTGACCTGACCGCAGGTCGTCTGGACGCGGCGTTGCAGGATGAAGTCGCGGCCAGCGAAGGTTTCCTGAAGCAACCAGCCGGTAAGGACTACGCCTTTGCCGGTCCTTCGGTAAAAGATAAAAAATACTTTGGCGACGGAACCGGGATTGGTTTGCGCAAAGATGATGTAGAGCTGAAAGCCGCTTTTGATAAAGCGCTGGGCGAACTGCGCAAAGATGGCACCTACGACAAAATGGCGAGCAAGTATTTTAACTTTAATGTCTACGGCGATTAA